The Iamia majanohamensis genome window below encodes:
- a CDS encoding alpha/beta hydrolase, producing MSSTAPDTVVLVHGLWVTPRSWEEWVPHYEARGMRVLTPAYPGFDVEVEALREDPQVIADLTVPDVLDHLASVVETVDTPPIIMGHSFGGALTQLLLARGLGAAGVVIDSAPTEGVRVTPPSQFRSLFPALKNPANRHRAVGFTPEQFHYAFTNTLTEEESQAVWDRYAIAAPGHWVWEYGVFANLKPGHQETWVDYKADRAPLLFLAGSEDHIMPPSVNRSNAKHYKHSPAITEYEELEGRDHWTCGAPGWEAVADRALDWALEHARTDEVASPAEA from the coding sequence ATGAGCAGCACCGCCCCCGACACCGTCGTCCTCGTCCACGGGCTGTGGGTCACCCCCCGCAGCTGGGAGGAGTGGGTCCCGCACTACGAAGCCAGGGGGATGCGGGTCCTGACCCCCGCCTACCCGGGCTTCGACGTCGAGGTCGAGGCCCTGCGGGAGGACCCGCAGGTGATCGCCGACCTCACCGTTCCCGACGTGCTCGACCACCTCGCCTCGGTGGTCGAGACGGTGGACACGCCGCCGATCATCATGGGGCACTCCTTCGGCGGCGCCCTCACCCAGCTGCTCCTGGCGCGCGGGCTCGGGGCCGCCGGCGTGGTCATCGACTCCGCGCCGACCGAGGGCGTGCGGGTGACCCCGCCGTCACAGTTCCGCTCGCTCTTCCCGGCGCTCAAGAACCCGGCCAACCGCCACCGTGCCGTCGGCTTCACCCCCGAGCAGTTCCACTACGCCTTCACCAACACCCTCACCGAGGAGGAGTCGCAGGCGGTCTGGGACCGCTACGCCATCGCCGCCCCGGGGCACTGGGTGTGGGAGTACGGGGTGTTCGCCAACCTGAAGCCCGGCCACCAGGAGACCTGGGTGGACTACAAGGCCGATCGCGCCCCCCTGCTCTTCCTCGCCGGGAGCGAGGACCACATCATGCCGCCGTCGGTGAACCGGTCGAACGCCAAGCACTACAAGCACTCGCCGGCGATCACCGAGTACGAGGAGCTCGAGGGCCGCGACCACTGGACGTGCGGGGCGCCGGGCTGGGAGGCCGTGGCCGACCGGGCCCTGGACTGGGCCCTCGAGCACGCCCGCACCGATGAGGTCGCCTCCCCCGCCGAGGCCTGA
- a CDS encoding DUF1028 domain-containing protein — translation MTYTIIGRDPSCGEMGIATQSHAFAVGSSVPWSEAGIGVIASQSVGEPLYGELGLDLLRGGLAADEALVALRSVDPHPERRQVAMLDADGGIAVYTGEGCVEAAGHESGEDWCVLANLVASSRVWTSMAEAFTSTGGALGGRLVAALQAAEEEGGDLRGARSAVVSVVRSTRTGRPWQDRVLDLRVDDHRDPVGEMARLMEVSDRHHRGVRAFELALDGEAERALAHLRELGEPDREGGDLVLWHALALAIAGREDEAAGVLADAAEADPDVLEVFARYGPADLPTDTEATQRIVGRAEARLSDAGGDRD, via the coding sequence ATGACCTACACGATCATCGGCCGTGACCCCAGCTGCGGGGAGATGGGCATCGCCACCCAGTCCCACGCCTTCGCCGTGGGCAGCAGCGTGCCCTGGTCCGAGGCCGGCATCGGGGTGATCGCCAGCCAGTCGGTGGGCGAACCCCTCTACGGCGAGCTCGGCCTCGACCTGCTGCGCGGGGGCCTGGCGGCCGACGAGGCCCTCGTCGCCCTCCGCAGCGTCGACCCCCACCCGGAGCGCCGCCAGGTCGCCATGCTCGACGCCGACGGGGGCATCGCCGTCTACACCGGCGAGGGGTGCGTGGAGGCCGCCGGCCACGAGTCCGGGGAGGACTGGTGCGTCCTCGCCAACCTGGTGGCCAGCAGCCGAGTGTGGACGTCGATGGCCGAGGCCTTCACCTCCACCGGCGGCGCCCTCGGTGGGCGCCTCGTCGCCGCCCTCCAAGCCGCCGAGGAGGAGGGCGGCGACCTCAGGGGCGCCCGGTCGGCGGTGGTCAGCGTGGTGCGCTCGACCCGCACCGGGCGCCCCTGGCAGGACCGGGTGCTCGACCTGCGGGTCGACGACCACCGCGACCCGGTGGGCGAGATGGCCCGGCTGATGGAGGTCTCGGACCGCCACCACCGCGGGGTGCGGGCCTTCGAGCTGGCCCTCGACGGGGAGGCCGAGCGGGCCCTCGCCCACCTCCGGGAGCTGGGGGAGCCCGACCGAGAGGGCGGCGACCTCGTGCTCTGGCACGCCCTCGCCCTGGCCATCGCGGGGCGGGAGGACGAGGCCGCCGGTGTGCTGGCCGACGCGGCCGAGGCCGACCCCGACGTCCTCGAGGTGTTCGCCCGCTACGGCCCGGCCGACCTGCCCACCGACACCGAGGCGACCCAGCGGATCGTGGGGCGGGCGGAGGCTCGCCTGTCCGACGCCGGCGGCGACCGGGACTGA
- a CDS encoding ABC transporter permease yields MSQLSLAVGDIFVVAKRNVIKIYRVPEVLVFVLLSPIMFVLLFAYVFGDSIDIPGSSYREFLIAGIFAQTVMFGATFTGAGIAEDMQKGIIDRFRSLPMSRSAVLAGRTASDVIYNVLSLIIMAITGLLVGWRINGSVLDTVAGFLLLLLFAYAFSWMMAYIALLVPSPEVINNASFMVIFPLTFVANTFVPSENLPGPLRAFAEWNPVSTVTQASRELFGNIPPGTPEPTAWSLQNPVLYTLIWIVVIVAVFAPLSVRRYKRANRR; encoded by the coding sequence GTGAGCCAGCTCTCCCTCGCCGTGGGCGACATCTTCGTCGTCGCCAAGCGCAACGTCATCAAGATCTACCGGGTGCCGGAGGTCCTGGTCTTCGTCCTGCTGTCGCCGATCATGTTCGTGCTGCTCTTCGCCTACGTCTTCGGCGACTCCATCGACATCCCCGGCAGCAGCTACCGCGAGTTCCTCATCGCCGGGATCTTCGCCCAGACCGTCATGTTCGGGGCCACCTTCACCGGCGCCGGCATCGCCGAGGACATGCAGAAGGGCATCATCGACCGCTTCCGGTCGCTGCCCATGTCCCGGTCGGCCGTGCTGGCCGGGCGCACCGCGAGCGACGTCATCTACAACGTGCTGTCGCTCATCATCATGGCCATCACCGGCCTGCTGGTGGGGTGGCGGATCAACGGCTCGGTGCTCGACACCGTGGCCGGCTTCCTGCTCCTGCTGCTCTTCGCCTACGCCTTCTCGTGGATGATGGCCTACATCGCCCTGCTGGTCCCCAGCCCCGAGGTGATCAACAACGCCTCGTTCATGGTCATCTTCCCGCTGACCTTCGTGGCCAACACGTTCGTCCCCTCCGAGAACCTGCCGGGGCCGCTGCGCGCCTTCGCCGAGTGGAACCCGGTCTCGACGGTGACCCAGGCCAGCCGGGAGCTGTTCGGCAACATCCCACCCGGCACCCCCGAGCCCACGGCCTGGTCGCTGCAGAACCCGGTCCTCTACACGCTGATCTGGATCGTGGTCATCGTGGCCGTGTTCGCCCCCCTGTCGGTCCGGCGCTACAAGCGGGCCAACCGCCGCTGA
- a CDS encoding ATP-binding protein translates to MGVTLLGREQERRQIERLLGAARNRRGAALLVTGEPGIGKSTLLGSATAGMTSATRLAIDGYEAESSIPFAGIDRLLIPVRPLVGALPARLRTAVGIAIGSASGAPPDRSLVGLGVLGLLSAAAEGATVLCVVDDAHLLDSESLEVLAFVARRLEAEPIALVLAGRSDESLESRLAGIPTLELGGLPPDAGVRLLVASSPVDVDPVAAAQIVAATGGNPLALTDLAHELTAKQLAETTFAVEPIPIGHHLEAHYLRHIRQLSAEAQQWLVVAAADSTADLTLVRAAMAALGQTGTADHLADEAEAAGLIELRTASLAFRHPLVRSAAYNAAHGPQRRRVHRALATAAEDMGLVELEAWHAARATLGTDPVVAERLERVADRAGERGGFASRARVLHQAAHLTPAGALRSTRLVGAAEAALAAGAARLASTLLDEVDEDEADRVTIGRLVTTRASISIFVGDPDLTTSAAEMLRAAELFHGIDPDLEQQALIRAFDFVLPPERATRGTTLPELGHRLAAGAELQEGVASTILRGLSALVLLPRDQAVPALRCALDVFDAMGPEDLLRYGATSVALASALWDQDARRTHVRRIADAARDAGSLQQMDNALWTLSLAEVTGGSPRRGAAAMEQVRELRRANGHDAEHVINVSLLAWAGAPVDQVAAIAEGAAAMGYDGVRSAGHAALAARHLSEGRPAEAYALLHPLAADPFLHVTSLYDADLVEAAVRCGRTDAAREGVERLDGVAAATGSRWARGLAARARGLLDEDDAEDAFRRSIAELEATPLEAERARSHLVYGEWLRRRRRRREAREQLEAARRLFAQIDAPTFAARATTELQALGERAAGAESGRAVGPSDTLTAQELVVARFAADGHTNAEIAASMFLSANTIDYHLRKVFQKLGISSRRQLRDHLGPT, encoded by the coding sequence GTGGGCGTCACGTTGCTGGGTCGCGAGCAGGAGCGGCGACAGATCGAGCGCCTGCTCGGCGCGGCCCGGAACCGGCGCGGGGCGGCCCTCCTCGTCACGGGGGAACCGGGCATCGGGAAGTCGACGCTGCTCGGGTCCGCGACCGCCGGGATGACCTCCGCCACGCGACTCGCGATCGACGGGTACGAGGCCGAGTCGTCCATCCCCTTCGCCGGCATCGACCGACTCCTCATCCCCGTCCGCCCCCTGGTGGGCGCGCTGCCCGCGCGGCTCCGCACCGCGGTGGGGATCGCGATCGGGAGCGCCAGCGGCGCACCCCCCGACCGCTCCCTCGTCGGGTTGGGCGTGCTCGGCCTGCTCTCGGCCGCGGCGGAGGGCGCGACCGTCCTGTGCGTCGTCGACGACGCCCACCTGCTGGACAGCGAGTCGCTCGAGGTCCTGGCCTTCGTCGCCCGCCGCCTGGAGGCCGAGCCCATCGCCCTCGTGCTGGCCGGCCGCAGCGACGAGTCCCTCGAGTCCCGCCTCGCCGGCATCCCCACCCTGGAGCTGGGCGGCCTCCCGCCCGACGCCGGCGTCCGGCTCCTCGTGGCCTCGTCGCCCGTCGACGTCGATCCGGTCGCCGCCGCCCAGATCGTGGCCGCCACCGGCGGCAACCCTCTGGCCCTCACCGACCTGGCCCACGAGCTCACGGCCAAGCAGCTGGCGGAGACCACCTTCGCCGTCGAGCCCATCCCCATCGGCCACCACCTCGAAGCGCACTACCTCCGCCACATCCGGCAGCTCTCGGCCGAGGCCCAGCAGTGGCTCGTGGTGGCGGCGGCCGACTCCACGGCGGACCTGACGCTCGTCCGGGCGGCCATGGCCGCCCTCGGACAGACCGGTACGGCCGACCACCTGGCCGACGAGGCCGAGGCCGCAGGCCTCATCGAGCTGCGCACCGCCTCCCTGGCCTTCCGCCACCCGCTCGTGCGCTCCGCGGCCTACAACGCCGCCCACGGCCCGCAGCGCCGCCGGGTCCACCGGGCCCTCGCCACCGCCGCCGAGGACATGGGGCTGGTGGAGCTGGAGGCCTGGCACGCGGCCCGCGCCACCCTCGGCACCGACCCCGTGGTGGCCGAGCGCCTCGAGCGGGTGGCCGACCGGGCCGGCGAGCGGGGCGGGTTCGCATCCCGTGCTCGGGTCCTCCACCAAGCCGCCCACCTGACCCCCGCCGGCGCGCTCCGCAGCACCCGCCTGGTCGGCGCGGCGGAGGCCGCGCTGGCCGCCGGAGCGGCGCGCCTGGCCAGCACGCTCCTCGACGAGGTCGACGAGGACGAGGCCGACCGGGTCACCATCGGCCGTCTCGTCACCACGCGCGCCAGCATCAGCATCTTCGTGGGTGACCCCGACCTCACCACCTCGGCCGCAGAGATGCTGCGGGCCGCCGAGCTGTTCCACGGCATCGACCCCGACCTCGAGCAGCAGGCCCTCATCCGGGCCTTCGACTTCGTCCTCCCGCCCGAGCGGGCGACCCGGGGCACCACCCTCCCCGAGCTGGGGCACCGGCTGGCGGCCGGCGCCGAGCTGCAGGAGGGTGTGGCCTCCACCATCCTGCGGGGTCTCAGCGCCCTCGTGCTCCTGCCCCGGGACCAGGCGGTGCCTGCGCTCCGGTGCGCCCTCGACGTCTTCGACGCGATGGGCCCCGAGGACCTGCTCCGGTACGGGGCGACGAGCGTGGCCCTGGCCTCGGCCCTCTGGGACCAGGACGCCCGCCGCACCCACGTCCGCCGCATCGCCGACGCGGCACGGGATGCGGGGTCGCTCCAGCAGATGGACAACGCCCTCTGGACGCTGTCGCTCGCCGAGGTCACCGGCGGGAGCCCGCGCCGGGGCGCGGCGGCCATGGAGCAGGTCCGCGAGCTGCGCCGGGCCAACGGCCACGACGCCGAGCACGTCATCAACGTGTCCCTGCTGGCGTGGGCCGGTGCGCCCGTCGACCAGGTCGCGGCCATCGCCGAGGGCGCCGCCGCCATGGGCTACGACGGCGTCCGCTCCGCCGGCCACGCCGCCCTGGCGGCGCGCCACCTGTCCGAGGGTCGGCCGGCCGAGGCCTACGCCCTGCTGCACCCCCTCGCCGCCGACCCCTTCCTCCACGTCACGTCGCTCTACGACGCCGACCTCGTCGAGGCGGCCGTGCGCTGCGGCCGCACGGACGCAGCCCGGGAGGGGGTCGAGCGCCTCGACGGCGTGGCCGCGGCGACCGGGTCGCGATGGGCACGCGGGCTCGCGGCGCGGGCTCGGGGCCTGCTGGACGAGGACGATGCCGAGGACGCGTTCCGTCGGAGCATCGCCGAGCTCGAGGCCACACCCCTGGAGGCGGAGCGGGCCCGCAGCCACCTGGTCTACGGGGAGTGGCTGCGACGGCGTCGGCGGCGACGGGAGGCGAGGGAGCAGCTCGAGGCGGCGCGGCGCCTGTTCGCGCAGATCGACGCCCCCACCTTCGCCGCCCGGGCGACGACCGAGCTGCAGGCCCTCGGCGAGCGGGCGGCCGGGGCGGAGAGCGGGCGGGCCGTCGGGCCGTCCGACACCCTGACCGCCCAGGAGCTGGTGGTCGCCCGCTTCGCCGCCGACGGCCACACCAACGCCGAGATCGCGGCGTCGATGTTCCTCAGCGCCAACACGATCGACTACCACCTGCGGAAGGTCTTCCAGAAGCTGGGGATCTCGTCGCGCCGCCAGCTCCGGGACCACCTCGGCCCGACCTGA
- a CDS encoding alpha/beta fold hydrolase produces the protein MPYVTADDGAEIAYRDWDGGGSPVLLSHGWPLNGDAWEATARVLAEHGHRAVAHDRRGHGRSSRTWHGNEMDTYADDLACLVEALDLTELTLVGHSTGGGEVVRYLGRHGSDRVARLVLVAAVPPLMVRTDDNPEGLPLETFDEIRAGEAADRAQLYRDLADGPFFGHNRTGGVSQGLRDAFWLQSMACGHRAAYECIAAFSATDFRPDLAAVDVPTLVIHGDDDQIVPFEVGGRRSAALVEGARLEVYEGSGHALPDTDRDRLHADLLAFIGS, from the coding sequence ATGCCCTACGTCACGGCCGACGACGGCGCCGAGATCGCGTACCGGGACTGGGACGGCGGAGGCAGCCCCGTGCTCCTCAGCCACGGCTGGCCCCTGAACGGCGACGCCTGGGAGGCCACCGCTCGCGTCCTCGCCGAGCACGGCCACCGGGCCGTCGCCCACGACCGACGGGGCCACGGCCGCTCCTCGCGCACGTGGCACGGCAACGAGATGGACACCTACGCCGACGACCTGGCCTGCCTCGTCGAGGCCCTCGACCTCACCGAGCTCACCCTCGTCGGCCACTCGACCGGCGGCGGTGAGGTCGTGCGCTACCTCGGGCGCCACGGCAGCGACCGGGTGGCGCGCCTGGTGCTCGTCGCGGCCGTCCCACCGCTCATGGTGCGCACCGACGACAACCCCGAGGGCCTCCCCCTCGAGACCTTCGACGAGATCCGGGCCGGGGAGGCGGCCGACCGGGCCCAGCTCTACCGCGACCTGGCCGACGGCCCCTTCTTCGGGCACAACCGCACCGGCGGCGTGTCCCAGGGCCTGCGGGACGCCTTCTGGCTGCAGAGCATGGCCTGCGGCCACCGGGCCGCCTACGAGTGCATCGCCGCCTTCTCGGCCACGGACTTCCGCCCCGACCTGGCCGCCGTCGACGTCCCGACCCTGGTGATCCACGGCGACGACGACCAGATCGTGCCCTTCGAGGTCGGCGGTCGGCGGTCCGCCGCCCTCGTCGAAGGCGCCCGGCTCGAGGTCTACGAGGGCAGCGGCCACGCCCTGCCCGACACCGACCGGGACCGGCTCCACGCCGACCTCCTCGCCTTCATCGGGTCCTGA
- a CDS encoding ATP-binding cassette domain-containing protein, with product MPPTIEATGLTKHFGDVAALDDFDLSVPEGSVLGVLGPNGAGKTTAVSILTTLLEPDSGSATVAGADVRTEPQRVRERIGLSGQYAAVDEVLTGYQNLDMIGRLYRLGRSRSRARAEELLERFDLGHAGDRMVKTYSGGMRRRLDLAGALVAEPPVLFLDEPTTGLDPRSRVELWGVIRELVAKGSTLLLTTQYLEEADQLADRIVVIDKGRELAQGTADELKAQVGGERIEVRLDGAGDLGAARDVLARAAVGEVEVNEGTRTLLAPISGGPPVLRGVLRDLEEASLEVTDVGLRRPTLDDVFFALTGHGAEEAERDGPDDGRRRPDADETAEVAS from the coding sequence GTGCCCCCCACCATCGAGGCCACCGGCCTCACCAAGCACTTCGGCGACGTCGCCGCCCTCGACGACTTCGACCTATCGGTGCCCGAGGGCTCGGTGCTCGGCGTGCTCGGGCCCAACGGGGCCGGCAAGACCACGGCCGTGTCGATCCTCACGACGTTGCTCGAGCCCGACTCGGGCTCGGCCACCGTCGCCGGGGCCGACGTGCGCACCGAGCCGCAGCGGGTCCGGGAGCGCATCGGCCTCTCGGGCCAGTACGCCGCGGTCGACGAGGTCCTCACCGGCTACCAGAACCTCGACATGATCGGTCGCCTCTACCGCCTGGGCCGGTCCCGGTCGCGGGCCCGGGCCGAGGAGCTGCTGGAGCGCTTCGACCTGGGCCACGCCGGCGACCGCATGGTCAAGACCTACTCGGGCGGCATGCGGCGGCGCCTCGACCTGGCCGGCGCGCTGGTGGCCGAGCCGCCGGTGCTCTTCCTCGACGAGCCCACCACCGGGCTCGACCCCCGCAGCCGGGTCGAGCTCTGGGGCGTCATCCGGGAGCTGGTGGCCAAGGGCTCCACCCTGCTGCTCACCACCCAGTACCTGGAGGAGGCCGACCAGCTGGCCGACCGCATCGTGGTCATCGACAAAGGCCGGGAGCTGGCCCAGGGCACCGCGGACGAGCTCAAGGCCCAGGTCGGCGGGGAGCGCATCGAGGTCCGCCTCGACGGCGCCGGCGACCTCGGCGCCGCCCGCGACGTGCTGGCCCGGGCCGCGGTGGGCGAGGTCGAGGTCAACGAGGGGACCCGCACCCTGCTCGCCCCCATCTCCGGCGGCCCGCCGGTGCTGCGGGGCGTGCTCCGCGACCTGGAGGAGGCCAGCCTCGAGGTCACCGACGTCGGCCTCCGCCGCCCCACGCTCGACGACGTGTTCTTCGCCCTCACCGGCCACGGCGCCGAGGAGGCCGAGCGCGACGGGCCCGACGACGGACGCCGCAGACCCGACGCCGACGAGACCGCGGAGGTCGCCTCGTGA
- a CDS encoding DUF6629 family protein: MCFSAEASFAGAAVITAAGVGALALVEERRQVPFAALPLLFGIHQALEGWTWLELDGRTEAALSGVGVHSWVMFAWALLPIYVPWAVWLMEDDPRRRRWMAGLMAVGGALAVFMFVQAVQPEVSVRVVADNLDYRLGVGFSAVYLAVPYVAATCLTPALSTRGWVRAFGIANFLAMGTAAIIEAKDYSSIWCTLAAFLSLMILGHFLAQRRAAGTRAGGAGARVAGA; this comes from the coding sequence ATGTGCTTCAGCGCCGAGGCCAGCTTCGCGGGGGCGGCCGTCATCACCGCGGCGGGGGTCGGCGCCCTGGCGCTGGTCGAGGAGAGGCGCCAGGTGCCCTTCGCCGCCCTCCCCCTCCTGTTCGGCATCCACCAGGCCCTCGAGGGGTGGACCTGGCTCGAGCTCGACGGCCGCACCGAGGCCGCCCTCTCGGGCGTCGGCGTGCACTCCTGGGTGATGTTCGCCTGGGCCCTGCTGCCCATCTACGTGCCGTGGGCGGTGTGGCTCATGGAGGACGACCCGAGGCGACGGCGGTGGATGGCCGGCCTCATGGCGGTGGGCGGGGCGCTCGCCGTGTTCATGTTCGTCCAGGCCGTCCAGCCCGAGGTCAGCGTGCGGGTGGTGGCCGACAACCTCGACTACCGCCTCGGCGTCGGCTTCTCCGCGGTGTACCTGGCCGTGCCCTACGTCGCCGCGACCTGCCTCACGCCCGCCCTCAGCACCCGGGGCTGGGTCCGGGCCTTCGGCATCGCCAACTTCCTCGCCATGGGCACCGCGGCGATCATCGAGGCCAAGGACTACTCCTCGATCTGGTGCACCCTGGCCGCGTTCCTGAGCCTCATGATCCTGGGCCACTTCCTCGCCCAGCGCCGGGCCGCGGGCACCCGCGCCGGCGGAGCCGGCGCCCGGGTCGCGGGCGCCTGA